CCCGGTCGAGCTGATCCGTTACGGCGACCCGGACGGCCAGGGCGACCTCATGCGAAACAACCAGATCGCTCTCCGCCTCGAGATCGTCTACGGCTGGTACGTCTTCACGGACCGCTTCGCCGTCGTGGAAGACAAGGTGACCCCGTGAGCCGCCGGATGATCGACACCTACACCGGATCCACCGTCGTCGTTGACGACGAGCTGGCCGAGTCCCTGGGTTCCCAGTACGTCCCGGAGGACGAGTACGAGGCCCCGGCGGGGCGCAAGCCGGCAGCCCGGAAGGCTGCGACCGGGCGAGCCGCCAAGGCCAAGGAACCCGAAGGCCATGGCGAGGGCGAGAAGTCCGAGGACGAGTAAGGAGGTCGGGCCATGGCTGATGTGACACCGTTTCCGTTCGCCACTGTGGAGGAACTGAAGCAGCGGTGGCCCGACTTCCCTACCGGGGGTGAAGCAGCGGCGACGGTTGCCCTTGAGGATGCGTCCCAATTCATCTTGGACGTCTGCTCAGGGGCCGCCAACGCCAGCGCTTCGACCCGTCGCCGGGTCGTCTGCTCCGTCGTTCGCCGCGCAATGGGCACCCCCGACGGCGGCGAGGGCATGGAGTCTATGACTCAGGGGGCAGGGCCATTCCAGCAGACCTGGAAGATCTCGAACCCTGACGGTAACTACTACCTGAACAAGCAGGAGAAGATCGCGCTCGGCTGCGGGAAGTCCAAGGCTTTCGGGGTGCAGATCGCATTCCGCCCGGAAGGACGCCATCTGCCCTGGTGCAGTCTGAACTTCGGGGCAATGTACTGCTCCTGCGGGACAGACATCGCCGGGGAACCGATCTACGAAGGCGGGACACCATGAAATTCCCCTCCCCCTACACGGTCGGTCACCAGGAGCGCATTGCGGGGGGCGAGGATCCTATGGGTGATCCGCTCCCGGAGCACTGGGAGGACCGCCCTGATCAGAAGGTCATGGGCTGGGCAACACCCGGTTCAGACGTGGAGATCCGCCCCACAGGCTCCGGAGTCGACCGGGATCTGGACCTCTATAGCCCCACCGGGTTCACGAAGCCCCAGGACAAGGTCATCATCGACGGCGTTGAGTTCTTCGCTGTCGGGTGGCCCGAGGACTACAACCACGGGCCTTGGCGATGGGCACCGGGTTACCGGATCAACCTCAAGCGGGTGGAGGGCTGATGGCAATCAGGGTGAAGCTCAACCAGCGAGGGTTCCGCGAACTTCGCAACGCACCACCTGTAGTCGCTTTCCTCGAGTCCCAGGCGGAACGCGTCGCGAATGCAGCCGGCCCAGGGTTCGAGACCGACACCCATACAGGTGGTGCCCGTGCTCGTGTTGCCATCTACCCCGACACCGAAGAGGCGTACCGGGCTGAGGCGAAGTACGGTGCGCTGTCGAAGGCGGTGGGTAGTGGCTAACCAAGTTGTCCTGTTCGGCAATGCCATGGCAGCGGCCCGGCTATGGCTGATCGCGAGGATCCCTGGCCTGACCGTCGTCGGTACTGAACCGAATCCTCGTCCGGACCAGTTCGTTCTCATCAGTGATGCTGGTGGCCGGCAGTTCTCGCCGATCCATGAGAAGGCGTTCCTCATGGTCGATACGTGGGGGCCGACGAAGAACGTTGCTAAGGCCAAGGCGCAGCTCGTCCGGGCGCACCTGTCGGCCCTGAGCAATGACACCATCACTGTCCCGGCCAGTGCCGATTCCCAAGCAATGGATGTCGTCATCTACTGGGCCCACCCCATGGGTGGGCTCGTGGATATTCCTGACCCGGACGCCAAGATCCCGCGCTACCGGCAGAACTTCGAACTCGCTGTTCGTGGGACGCCGATCTAACCCCATCCAACCCTTGCAAGCCCTGCCACCTGGCGGGGCTTTTTTCATGCCCCCAGGAGGGACAACATGGCACTCACTGCCGGCAATGTGC
This region of Arthrobacter woluwensis genomic DNA includes:
- a CDS encoding DUF7302 family protein; the protein is MSRRMIDTYTGSTVVVDDELAESLGSQYVPEDEYEAPAGRKPAARKAATGRAAKAKEPEGHGEGEKSEDE